The DNA region ACCTAGCAGGTTACAAACTCATGTAGCTGAAACACCTGGCAAGCGTGCTTTCGAATATTAGGCCCCACATCTCTAAATCTTGACCCTGCTGGTCATACGCTGAGGATGTGTCCTCTTCTCCAAAGCTCACTTAGTCTTCCTACCCATCCATCTCTTCCTGAACCCTCTCCTGAGCCCGTTTACTAGTTTGTACTGATTCTTGAAATGGCTTTAATATTGCAAACCAAGAATAGATCTTTGAGATATCCCATGGTGTGAAAGATATCAAGCCCTGGGAGAGGGACTGGTCCCAAAGCTTAGAATTCCCAGTAGTTCTTGGAGCTGTTAATGACTCCATGAGTTTGAAGGTTGGTGATTCAGGCCTGTTTACGTCACTTTCCAGACCTGTGGATAATTCAGCCCTTGTGAGATGATCATGCTAATCCCTATTCAACTGTCTTATTTAGGTCTTGAAGTCCAAATGACATGAGGATTAAAAAGCCCTTTATAAACTGAAAAGCGTTTTACAATTTTGACTTAGCAAAACAATAAGGATTTTCCTCCTGGGTAATTATAATGACCCACAGTTATGTCTATACTGCAACAGTACCCCTACAAGTACCTAGTGATAGTATGGATGATGGTCCCCAAAACCCAGATTCCCTCATGGTTCAAGAAACACTTGGGTTTTCTTTTCCCCCTGTCTTTGCTTTCTCATTACTGAGTAGACAAGCTCAGGTCTGAAGACTCTTCTGTGGAGTCGGGTGTTGCCtggtcttttgtgtgtgtgtggccgggggttgtactggagattgaacactaccactgaactacactctcagcccttttcagtttttatttcgagacagggtcttaataaatTGCACAGGCTGACTTCCACATCTGATTCAATGATACActtgtgttttctttcataaCTGCTAGTTCTTGGTGAATGAAAACCATAATTAAGCCAGAACACCTGTACTGCCCATTGTgcagtgtatgcctgtaatcccagtgttatTGGCAACCAGGCCAGGGAACCTGTCTGGATCCCAGCTAGCTGGATTCAGCTGCCTGCGCACATAAGAAAAAGGTAAACAGTGGCTAAGGCTTGACCAAATTGtataaagttcattttttctttttccattgtttgcctattttttaatgcAGGTGGGAGGCTAGATATGACCAGTCAGAATCCAGGTAGGTTCCTTGGCTCTGCTGCCAATAACACCAGTAACTTggaagacaggaggatcaaaagctcAAGGCTGAACAACTttgatatcctgtctcaaaaaagggtggtggtggtggtggtggtggtgaggaggaggaatggaggctggggatgtagctcagtggtagagtgcttggctagaatgtgggaagctctgggttcaatccctagtaaaatacacacaacacacatacacatacacacaaaacccACCTGTACAGTCCAAAGGGAAGAAGGTGGAATTTattcctctctttaaaaggcAGGGAAAACAGCTGTTCATgatgctgaggcaggatcacaagttaaaggccagcttGAGCAAATGGGTAAGAACCCGTCTCTGAATTTAAAGTGTTGATGATGTGGGTGAATAATAGAGTGCCTACCTTGCTCAGTgctctgggatcaatccccagtactgcaaaaaagcaaaaataaaaggcatgaaAAGCCTGGGGTTGATCAGTagtagatcacttgccttgcatgcatgaggcactgggttcgatcctcagcaccacataaaaataaagatattgtgtccatctacaactaaaaaaaatggtaatgaaaTATCCTCAACTCTTCTTTTCTAGGTTGAAGAATTGGCCCTCCAATCAATAATCAGTTCTAGAAAAGGGGATGAGATGCTGTCTTCTCAGCCTGGTATACCAGAACAGTCACATGATGTAAGTAAAATTAAATACAGGCacccacacctgtaatcgcagcagctcggtaggctgaggcaggagaatggcaagtccaaagccagcctcaggaaaagcaaggtattaaacaactcagtgagaccctgtctctaaataaaattcaaaataggactggggatgtggctcagtggtcaagtgccctgacttcaatccctgctACCTCCCCCacctcacaaaaaaaaattaagtacaggCAGAGAGAGTGCAGAGTTCACTATGCTCCCCTG from Ictidomys tridecemlineatus isolate mIctTri1 chromosome 5, mIctTri1.hap1, whole genome shotgun sequence includes:
- the Snapc5 gene encoding snRNA-activating protein complex subunit 5 isoform X2: MMLRQDHKLKASLSKWVEELALQSIISSRKGDEMLSSQPGIPEQSHDMLMHVDNEASINQTTLELSTKSHVMEEEEEEEEESDS